TGGTCACATACGAGTAGTCGATGTTCGAACACAAACCGGCATATTAACTCGACCAGTCACTAAACTGtgttttcttccaaacagcgaagaacaatttcaaccaaaactGCAAAATAGCTCgcaaaatttatcgaaaaataataaatcaattccGCTAATTCGAAATTAACCCGCTTTATAATCCGTacacaacaaataaattcaaacaagcgCGTTGAAGATCAacgtattatacatatacatatgtatgtatagatatgtagctacaacaactacattctaatattataaacaaaatcaatttaatacaattttatattcccttagaaatggacgtagaggagacccaaaccacctccaacacCATAAGGTCCGAAATCGCCATACGCAAAGCGTCGGCTGCACCCGTTGCCGCTCCAAAGACCAGGGTTATGCGACCACTGCCATCCACCGAAGCAGTCAGGGAGATTAGGGAAGAGCAGCTATTGGAGCCACAGGGGCCTCCATGTTGCAGCCTGTGCCATCGCCCACACGCCCTGAAACGATGCACCATTTTTAAGAGCACGAAGCCCGCTCAAAGAAAAAAGGTTGCAAGAGCCCATGGGCATTTCATGACCTGCCTGGCAGATGACCACGCCACCATAGAGTGCTGGGCCGACGGCGCCTGTCAATATTGCCAGAGGCCCCATCACACTCTATTTCATCGTTTTCCCCGTCGAGCCAATCCGTCGGAAAGTAGCACCAACACCCGTAAGGGACTACGCAGCGATGCTATCCGGCGACGACGAAGCAGCCAATCAACCACAACACGTACACGGCCATCTCCGCCACGCCACGCTCATCGTCAGCAACAACGACGCTCAACAGGGTTGAGCGCTGTACTAAACACATTGCAACAGCTGCAGAGGCTCCTAGCCGATTaactcgcctaggggggccgggatgttcaCATGAACTATGAACGTTCTGCAACATACCACATCGCATCAcctcacatcacatcacatcacgtcACAACCGTCACACACACCTTCACAGCACACCTCACTTACCACTTTTGCCAAActttaggaattttaaaataaaatctccGGTTTcaacttcaatttatttcacaataGAGATCAGCGCTAGATTGGCTGTACGTAATGTTAATGCACAATATAaaagtatacttatgtatgtacgtttaaaaagttattgatatatgtacgtatgtaggtAACTGGATGGAGATAACTCGCGGTGCGTAGCGGTGGCGAAAAAGCGGCGTGTAAGTACAACAGCGGTCGAATCAGAACTGAACTGTGTAGAGCCTGACCCTTTTCCTGCTGAGTAGTGTGGTGTGAGTTGGAGTGTGTGGATCCTGGGTTCTggcgtgtgggtggtgttgatgtggagtgtggtggtgtcgaggtgagtgtggtgagtgtgcgtgttagtgatgggtgtaagtgtggtgtggggcaggcgactaaggctcatttagccatcccggcccccctaggcgaatatttcagCCTAGAATGCTTTGAAGCTGCTGGAGTGTGGCTACGACGCTGCTAAGGCCTGAGGCGCGGCGTGAACGCGGGCGTGGTTGCTGGCGTCGTGTTGATGCCCCATTGTGTGGCCGTCGGGCATGGGATGATGATGGCCCACTTGTTCGACGGGGCCGCGCCTCCCGGCGTACTGGAGGTCGTCGTATTGCGCCGCGGTTGCGGCCGGAAGGTTGTTGACGGGTGTCATTCCGAGTGAGTCGGTGCAACATGGTGTGATGCGGCCGCatacaaatttggcacagattgcCCGAAGTACACTCATGCGTTTGGTGGACAGGAGTCAGGCAGTTCAGACAATGGCCGTGCGCCTGCACGACCAACTGGCGTTGTTGAGGTGGCAATCCCTTAAAAATGACGCATTGTGGCAGCCGGTGGGGTCGACGACATAGGGGACATCTACGGCGTTGTGGGTCGGCGACCAGCGCGGGTGTTGACGGCAATGCTACCCTTCCATTCCGAGGCGCCGTTGGGGTGGTTGTTCGGGGCGCTGCAACTGGGGCAGCCGCAACTGGGGCAGCCACTTGGCGTGGCACATTGACAGCCGAACGAGTGATTGGTGTCGGGGCTGCTGGCATGTCTGCATCCATATTGACCTGTTTGAAAGAGTGTAATTTCAATTAGGATTTGGTTGCATATAAGACATATGAGCATGGCTGCCACGTTATGCGGCATGAGTGGGTCGTTAGATTAATCGACTACAtttgttattgattttaaatatatatgtatatatgtatttatataaatttttattttattttgtttttatcttcGGTTCATTTTAGCGGTTTGTCGGTTTGCGGTTCGCGGTTATCGGCGATCGGTAAGAAGCATAGCTTGACGAGCGGTCTTGTTAACTTTCCggattgcgtacggagatcgactacgcgaatatgaccgtcggagcctggataaagcttctctatgcggcccagccgccattcggtaggtGGCAGGCAATCGTCGTGAATCAGGACACAATCTCCAACTTTTGGcgcattttctgtatttttccatcgatacctcttgtggaggtcctttatatagtcttctttccatcggctactgaaattatgatggagaattttaattctttcccatctatttaataaggatagcgactccacgcctggctcaggtgtggccagaatgggtgctccttttagaaaatgccctggagttagggcTGTGAATTCGGAGGGATCTTGTGATAGTGCTGTGAGCggccgtgagttgagaacggcttcaattttaGCTAAtaatgtcgtgaattcttcataattaaatttgtagctgccggctagcttcttgaaatgagatttgaagctctttacagctgattcccataaaccacccatatgaggagcgcttggaggtataaattgccaat
Above is a genomic segment from Bactrocera neohumeralis isolate Rockhampton unplaced genomic scaffold, APGP_CSIRO_Bneo_wtdbg2-racon-allhic-juicebox.fasta_v2 cluster09, whole genome shotgun sequence containing:
- the LOC126764644 gene encoding uncharacterized protein LOC126764644; the encoded protein is MDVEETQTTSNTIRSEIAIRKASAAPVAAPKTRVMRPLPSTEAVREIREEQLLEPQGPPCCSLCHRPHALKRCTIFKSTKPAQRKKVARAHGHFMTCLADDHATIECWADGACQYCQRPHHTLFHRFPRRANPSESSTNTRKGLRSDAIRRRRSSQSTTTRTRPSPPRHAHRQQQRRSTGLSAVLNTLQQLQRLLAD